The Echeneis naucrates chromosome 8, fEcheNa1.1, whole genome shotgun sequence genome has a window encoding:
- the LOC115047585 gene encoding complement C1q tumor necrosis factor-related protein 1 isoform X2 has translation MYRLTADSKLNVGVVQGDKGDRGDRGTPGKVGPEGPPGLMGPTGPKGAKGQAGLPGDPCKIQHSAFSVGRRKSLHSLESYQALVFDTVFVNLDGHFDMFSGKLLCQIPGIYFFNVNVHTWNFKETYLHVMHNDREQAIVYAQPSDRSIMQSQSLMLQLELNDEVWVRLYKRERENAIYSDDVDVYITFNGYLIRASVEE, from the coding sequence GTGACAAAGGAGATCGTGGCGACAGAGGGACTCCAGGTAAAGTTGGACCTGAAGGTCCTCCAGGCTTAATGGGACCTACTGGCCCAAAAGGTGCAAAAGGCCAGGCAGGTCTCCCAGGGGACCCATGCAAAATCCAACACTCTGCCTTCTCCGTTGGCCGTCGCAAATCCCTCCACAGCCTGGAGTCTTACCAGGCACTGGTGTTTGACACAGTCTTTGTCAACCTTGATGGCCACTTTGACATGTTCAGTGGAAAGCTCCTCTGCCAAATCCCAGGGATCTACTTCTTCAATGTGAACGTCCACACATGGAATTTCAAAGAGACATATTTACATGTCATGCACAATGACAGAGAGCAGGCCATCGTGTATGCCCAGCCCAGTGACCGCTCCATCATGCAGAGTCAGAGCCTGATGTTACAGTTGGAGCTGAACGACGAGGTGTGGGTCCGACTGTacaagagggagagggagaatgCGATTTACAGTGATGATGTAGATGTGTATATCACTTTTAATGGGTACCTGATCAGAGCCAGTGTGGAggaataa
- the LOC115047585 gene encoding complement C1q tumor necrosis factor-related protein 6 isoform X1 codes for MLGVLIFLCLPSLVALVPPPSAPPALCMQCCDGLEPAEGSGAQPPIEDFAHVPEVRTYINMTILKGDKGDRGDRGTPGKVGPEGPPGLMGPTGPKGAKGQAGLPGDPCKIQHSAFSVGRRKSLHSLESYQALVFDTVFVNLDGHFDMFSGKLLCQIPGIYFFNVNVHTWNFKETYLHVMHNDREQAIVYAQPSDRSIMQSQSLMLQLELNDEVWVRLYKRERENAIYSDDVDVYITFNGYLIRASVEE; via the exons ATGTTGGGAGTCCTCATCTTCCTGTGCCTTCCCTCTTTGGTGGCCCTTGTGCCTCCCCCAAGTGCTCCCCCTGCCCTCTGCATGCAGTGCTGTGATGGCCTTgaaccagcagagggcagtggAGCTCAGCCACCCATTGAAGATTTTGCACATGTGCCAGAAGTCCGCACATACATCAACATGACCATCCTCAAAG GTGACAAAGGAGATCGTGGCGACAGAGGGACTCCAGGTAAAGTTGGACCTGAAGGTCCTCCAGGCTTAATGGGACCTACTGGCCCAAAAGGTGCAAAAGGCCAGGCAGGTCTCCCAGGGGACCCATGCAAAATCCAACACTCTGCCTTCTCCGTTGGCCGTCGCAAATCCCTCCACAGCCTGGAGTCTTACCAGGCACTGGTGTTTGACACAGTCTTTGTCAACCTTGATGGCCACTTTGACATGTTCAGTGGAAAGCTCCTCTGCCAAATCCCAGGGATCTACTTCTTCAATGTGAACGTCCACACATGGAATTTCAAAGAGACATATTTACATGTCATGCACAATGACAGAGAGCAGGCCATCGTGTATGCCCAGCCCAGTGACCGCTCCATCATGCAGAGTCAGAGCCTGATGTTACAGTTGGAGCTGAACGACGAGGTGTGGGTCCGACTGTacaagagggagagggagaatgCGATTTACAGTGATGATGTAGATGTGTATATCACTTTTAATGGGTACCTGATCAGAGCCAGTGTGGAggaataa